The genomic region TCCCAACATCCATCCGTGTGAGGAATATGAGCGACGCAAGGCTGAGGTCATGCGTTTTGCGGACAAGGTTGGCGTGCCTTGTGTCGATGCGGATTACGATACGGACGCGTGGCTTGCCCGCGTCAAAGGGCTAGAAGACGAGCCAGAGCGTGGCCGTCGTTGCGATGCTTGCTTTGCCATGCGGATGGAAAGGACGGCGCTTTACGCGCATGAGAATGGCTTTAAATGGATGGCGACCAGCCTGTCTATCTCGCGCCACAAAGATCAGGCGCAGGTACACAGGGCAGGGCTTGCCGCTGCGGCGCACCACCCTGACGTGACATTTTGGGACTATAACTGGCGGCGCTCCGGCGGCGCAGATCGTGGCGCGGCCTTGGCCAAAGAGGAAGCCTTCTACCGCCAGACCTATTGCGGGTGTGTTTATTCGCAAAGGAAAAAGAAGACGGATGCCTAGGGGTTGCTTTGCGGCCAGACCAGCTTCGGCAAGGTCGCGATGCGGACGGGGCCAAGGAAGACCCCCCCATTTTGCAGCGACAGCGGGACGATAGGGCTTGTGCCGCCGACCATCCCAGAGGGACGCGCAAGAACGCTCAGTGATGACCTTAAAAGCGCTTCATCTTTTCTTGTAAGCTCTCCTTGAGAGGTAAATTTATCGACGGCTTCTTCTAGTCCGTCCACGCGGCCTGAAAAAGCGCCTTCGGGTTGCAGGTCGGCGGTGAGCGCCATAGTTCCTTTGGCCACAAGCTCCATGGATCCCCATCGCAAATCCAGATCATCAAACTCGATCACGCCGCTGGCATCATTCCACGCTTTGACTGTTCCTGTTTTCGAGAAGTCGGGCGGT from Bdellovibrionales bacterium harbors:
- a CDS encoding epoxyqueuosine reductase QueH; this encodes MIDLSVPAVPYERPEGMDEGAGILLHVCCAPCSCAIIEGLLASGLAPTLFFYNPNIHPCEEYERRKAEVMRFADKVGVPCVDADYDTDAWLARVKGLEDEPERGRRCDACFAMRMERTALYAHENGFKWMATSLSISRHKDQAQVHRAGLAAAAHHPDVTFWDYNWRRSGGADRGAALAKEEAFYRQTYCGCVYSQRKKKTDA